Proteins encoded together in one Streptomyces capillispiralis window:
- a CDS encoding redoxin domain-containing protein, with translation MSTFRATQVHRAAPSWDISQWLNSDELDLKQLRGKVVLLEAFQMLCPGCVAHGIPQAKRVESTFAGADVQVIGLHSVFEHHAAMTPVALEAFLSEYRVTFPVAVDRHAEDDPTPLTFARYAMQGTPTTVLIDQEGRLRMQRFGSVDDLMLGASIATLLEERRVDVALAEAAGGDAGGVCTVGGECG, from the coding sequence ATGTCTACTTTCCGTGCCACGCAGGTGCATCGCGCCGCTCCCTCCTGGGACATCAGCCAGTGGCTCAACTCCGATGAACTGGACCTGAAGCAGCTCCGTGGCAAGGTCGTCCTCCTCGAGGCCTTCCAGATGCTGTGTCCTGGATGCGTCGCGCACGGGATTCCGCAGGCGAAGCGCGTGGAATCCACCTTCGCCGGGGCCGACGTCCAGGTCATCGGACTGCATTCGGTCTTCGAGCACCACGCCGCGATGACCCCCGTGGCGTTGGAGGCGTTCCTCTCGGAGTACCGCGTGACGTTTCCGGTCGCTGTCGACCGGCACGCCGAGGACGATCCGACGCCGCTCACGTTCGCTCGGTACGCCATGCAGGGAACTCCGACCACCGTGCTGATCGACCAGGAGGGCAGGCTGCGCATGCAGCGGTTCGGCAGCGTCGACGACCTGATGCTCGGCGCCTCCATCGCCACCCTCCTCGAGGAGCGGCGCGTGGATGTGGCCCTGGCCGAGGCCGCCGGCGGGGACGCGGGCGGCGTGTGCACGGTGGGCGGGGAGTGCGGCTGA